A genomic window from Gymnodinialimonas ceratoperidinii includes:
- a CDS encoding HK97 family phage prohead protease gives MNTILPSGLEAKFQRFDSDLTLDDDFAIAGYASLFGARDQGGDLVEKGAYAKSLGAGRKVKMLWQHDPSEPIGIWDEIREDDRGLFVRGRLLKSVARAREAAALTRAGAIDGLSIGYRTVKSHKDEKGARCLSEVELWEVSLVTFPMLPDARLAPHEAKSDVLHELAKVFEDARLNLAARKAR, from the coding sequence ATGAATACGATTCTTCCAAGCGGGTTGGAGGCGAAGTTTCAACGCTTCGACAGCGACCTGACGCTGGACGACGATTTCGCCATTGCGGGATACGCCTCTTTGTTCGGGGCCCGAGATCAGGGCGGCGATCTGGTCGAGAAAGGCGCTTATGCGAAATCCCTGGGCGCAGGCCGGAAGGTCAAGATGCTGTGGCAGCACGACCCGAGTGAGCCGATCGGCATCTGGGACGAGATCCGCGAAGATGACCGCGGATTGTTCGTCAGGGGACGCTTGCTGAAGTCGGTGGCGCGGGCCCGCGAGGCGGCGGCCCTGACGCGCGCGGGGGCCATCGACGGGCTCTCCATCGGCTACCGCACGGTGAAATCCCACAAGGACGAGAAGGGCGCGCGCTGCCTGTCGGAGGTGGAGCTTTGGGAGGTGTCGCTGGTGACCTTCCCGATGCTGCCCGACGCGCGCCTCGCGCCGCATGAGGCCAAGTCCGACGTGCTTCACGAATTGGCGAAGGTGTTCGAGGACGCTCGCCTGAACCTGGCGGCCCGGAAGGCCCGCTGA